In the genome of bacterium, one region contains:
- a CDS encoding HDOD domain-containing protein produces MPLDEGLLSHVESLDPLPISAQRLIAVMGDEDVAIEEIVEIVENDPAVAANLLRMANSPLYGGRFKIERLRDAVVRLGAPVLLDIALGGYLRKVGGDAPLYDLSEDDLWLHSAVAAQAAREIVHDAPTDVPASAGVAALVHDIGKLIMVRYRKANADAALEECRRAGCSFIEAERTLYGCDHAEVGGAIARRWNFPAPVTEAIERHHDYPLAAGSPILDAVVAANYVAKTIG; encoded by the coding sequence ATGCCGCTCGACGAAGGTCTCCTCAGTCACGTGGAGTCGCTGGACCCGCTGCCGATCAGCGCGCAGCGGCTGATCGCCGTGATGGGCGACGAAGACGTCGCGATCGAGGAGATCGTCGAGATCGTCGAGAACGACCCGGCCGTCGCGGCCAACCTGCTGCGGATGGCCAATTCGCCCCTCTACGGCGGGCGGTTCAAGATCGAGCGGCTGCGCGACGCCGTGGTCCGCCTCGGCGCGCCGGTGCTGCTCGACATCGCGCTCGGCGGCTACCTGCGGAAGGTCGGCGGCGACGCGCCGCTCTACGACCTCTCCGAGGACGATCTTTGGCTTCACTCCGCGGTCGCCGCGCAGGCGGCGCGGGAGATCGTCCACGACGCGCCGACCGACGTTCCGGCCTCCGCCGGCGTCGCCGCGCTGGTCCACGACATCGGCAAGCTGATCATGGTCCGCTACCGCAAGGCGAACGCGGACGCCGCGCTCGAGGAGTGCCGCCGCGCCGGCTGCTCGTTCATCGAGGCGGAGCGCACGCTCTACGGCTGCGACCACGCCGAGGTCGGCGGGGCGATCGCCCGCCGCTGGAACTTCCCGGCGCCGGTCACCGAGGCGATCGAGCGCCACCACGACTACCCGCTCGCGGCCGGCTCGCCGATCCTCGACGCCGTCGTCGCCGCCAACTACGTCGCCAAGACGATCGGC